The Triticum aestivum cultivar Chinese Spring chromosome 3A, IWGSC CS RefSeq v2.1, whole genome shotgun sequence genome includes a region encoding these proteins:
- the LOC123059150 gene encoding laccase-19-like, with product MEKLSIAATMFCALVLAALAAAAGGEAAVVEHTFVVHEMNQTHLCNTTKIYVVNGQLPGPTIDITDGDTVVVHVINRLPHGLTIHWHGVRQMRSCWSDGAGFVTECPIPPGGDHVYHFNVTGQVGTLWWHAHVTCLRATVAGAFIIRPKGGMYPFPTPAKDVPIIIGEWWQLDLVELDRRMHDGNFDDNPLSATINGKLGDLSNCSGKPEESFVLDVVRGKTYLLRIVNTALFSEYYFKVAGHTFTVVGADGYYLTPYKTDMVTVAPGEAIDVLMAADGLPAHYHMVALANQPPEPDPQIPGFVSRGLIRYAGSSHNNNGLQVPTPLMPSQHNTMPSYYFHSNLTGLAHPDRHRVPMHVDERLFFTLGLGSICRDTNKTCQRRRSPETIVVATMNNVSFRHPTNTSLLERYYDKRTSGVYTEDLPDHPPHPYNYTDRSLIPPGPLEEALEPTSKATKLRRFRYNTSVEIIFQSTALLQSDSNPMHLHGYDFFVLATGLGNYNPKTDPKKFNYHNPQLRNTVHVPRTGWAVVRFVTDNPGMWYLHCHFEFHIIMGMATAFIVENGPTSETSLPPPPPEFKRCGANGLTQP from the exons ATGGAGAAGCTCTCCATTGCGGCGACCATGTTCTGCGCCTTGGTCCTTGCGgctctggcggcggcggccggcggtgagGCCGCCGTCGTGGAACACACCTTTGTC GTGCACGAGATGAACCAGACGCACCTGTGCAACACCACCAAGATTTACGTGGTGAATGGGCAGCTGCCGGGCCCCACCATCGACATCACCGACGGCGACACGGTTGTTGTCCATGTCATCAACCGTCTCCCTCACGGGCTCACCATCCACTGGCACGGTGTCCGGCAGATGAGGAGTTGCTGGTCCGACGGCGCCGGCTTCGTCACCGAATGCCCCATCCCTCCTGGCGGCGACCATGTGTACCACTTCAACGTCACTGGCCAGGTCGGCACGCTATGGTGGCACGCCCACGTCACCTGCCTCCGCGCCACCGTCGCCGGCGCCTTCATCATCCGTCCCAAGGGAGGGATGTACCCGTTCCCGACGCCCGCCAAGGACGTGCCCATCATCATCGGCGAGTGGTGGCAGCTCGACCTCGTCGAGCTAGACAGGAGGATGCATGATGGTAACTTCGACGACAATCCGCTGTCGGCGACCATCAACGGCAAGCTGGGCGACCTCAGCAATTGCTCTGGCAAGCCGGAGGAGAGCTTCGTCCTCGACGTGGTGCGCGGGAAGACATACCTGTTGCGGATCGTGAACACGGCGCTCTTCTCCGAGTACTACTTCAAGGTTGCTGGGCACACGTTCACCGTGGTGGGTGCCGACGGATACTACCTGACGCCGTACAAGACGGACATGGTGACAGTTGCTCCAGGGGAGGCCATCGACGTGCTCATGGCCGCTGACGGCCTGCCCGCGCACTACCATATGGTGGCGCTCGCAAACCAGCCGCCGGAGCCTGACCCGCAGATCCCGGGGTTCGTTTCCCGCGGCCTCATCCGCTACGCCGGATCCTCCCACAACAACAACGGGCTGCAGGTGCCGACGCCGCTCATGCCCAGCCAGCACAACACCATGCCGTCCTACTACTTCCACAGCAACCTCACCGGCCTCGCCCACCCGGACCGCCACCGCGTTCCCATGCACGTCGACGAGCGGCTCTTCTTCACGCTCGGCCTCGGCTCCATCTGTCGCGACACCAACAAGACATGCCAGCGTCGCCGGAGTCCCGAGACCATCGTAGTGGCCACCATGAACAACGTGTCCTTCCGCCACCCGACGAACACATCACTCCTTGAGAGGTACTACGACAAACGGACAAGTGGCGTGTACACGGAGGACCTCCCCGACCATCCGCCGCACCCGTACAACTACACCGACCGCTCCCTCATCCCGCCGGGGCCGCTGGAGGAGGCGCTGGAGCCGACGTCCAAGGCGACCAAGCTACGGAGGTTCCGGTACAACACCTCGGTGGAGATCATCTTCCAGAGCACGGCGCTGCTGCAGAGCGACTCCAACCCCATGCACCTCCACGGCTACGACTTCTTCGTCCTCGCCACGGGGCTCGGCAACTACAATCCCAAGACGGACCCCAAGAAATTCAACTACCACAACCCACAGCTGAGGAACACGGTGCATGTGCCCAGGACCGGCTGGGCTGTTGTGCGCTTCGTCACCGACAACCCCGGGATGTGGTACCTCCATTGCCACTTTGAGTTCCACATCATCATGGGTATGGCGACGGCGTTCATCGTGGAGAACGGGCCAACGTCGGAGACCAgcctgcccccgccgccgccggaattCAAGAGGTGTGGCGCCAATGGCCTCACTCAGCCATAG
- the LOC123063259 gene encoding uncharacterized protein, with amino-acid sequence MAGSRNWADLPDGPTALIADRVLAYDVADYVRFRAVCLPWRRCSADPRAHGSLDRRFHPRRWAMLREELAAPNRRSFLNTSTGECVQVDLPELHDHCVLALTSEGLLVLVHHKPQRNTVRLLNPFTGHLTELPPLTTLLSPHDQHMRMDLIGRFKRVLAAWGSGVANDDSTVVLCFNTLDVLGMAKPGDDHWTLLKCQFGSMLSPLMLAGRFYCVNWHNGVMVLETSGDQPPRLEMASELNLSGSLIEGSLHLVNNCGELMLVHRWSGPLSSVNRLGYWYDAYRVDLDKRTLFPVNSLGGATGRAVFMGMHCSLSVSIQNFPSGSITADTIYLGFDVAERAGFKVGAYHLADGSIEGTGRYEGRLVPRPHTLVDCLCLANTV; translated from the coding sequence ATGGCCGGATCTCGCAACTGGGCGGATCTACCGGACGGGCCGACGGCGCTCATCGCCGACCGCGTCCTCGCCTACGACGTCGCCGACTACGTCCGTTTCCGCGCCGTGTGCCTCCCGTGGCGTCGATGCTCAGCGGACCCGCGCGCGCACGGCAGCCTCGACCGCCGGTTCCATCCCCGGCGGTGGGCGATGCTCCGGGAGGAGCTCGCGGCGCCCAACCGCCGCTCCTTCCTGAACACCTCCACCGGCGAGTGCGTCCAGGTGGACCTCCCGGAGCTCCATGACCACTGCGTGCTCGCCCTCACCTCCGAGGGCCTCCTCGTTCTGGTCCACCACAAGCCGCAGCGCAACACCGTCCGCCTGCTCAACCCGTTCACCGGCCACCTCACGGAACTCCCGCCGCTCACCACGCTGCTATCTCCACACGACCAGCACATGCGTATGGATCTGATTGGCCGTTTCAAAAGGGTGTTAGCAGCGTGGGGCTCCGGCGTTGCCAATGATGATTCGACAGTGGTGCTCTGCTTCAACACGCTCGACGTGCTTGGCATGGCCAAGCCCGGCGATGACCACTGGACGTTGTTAAAATGCCAATTTGGTTCGATGTTATCGCCCTTAATGCTGGCAGGCCGATTCTACTGCGTTAACTGGCACAATGGTGTCATGGTGCTGGAAACCAGCGGAGATCAGCCACCACGGCTGGAGATGGCCTCCGAGCTGAATTTGAGTGGCTCACTGATTGAGGGTAGTCTGCACCTGGTGAACAATTGTGGGGAGCTCATGCTGGTGCACCGTTGGAGCGGACCATTGTCATCGGTGAACAGATTGGGTTATTGGTACGATGCATATCGAGTGGATTTGGACAAGCGGACGCTATTCCCGGTCAACAGCTTGGGCGGCGCCACCGGGCGTGCGGTGTTCATGGGCATGCATTGCTCCCTATCGGTGTCCATACAGAATTTCCCTTCTGGCTCCATTACTGCTGACACCATCTACTTAGGCTTTGACGTTGCTGAAAGAGCGGGGTTTAAAGTTGGAGCATATCATCTCGCAGATGGAAGCATCGAAGGCACCGGCAGATATGAGGGTCGCTTGGTGCCACGGCCGCATACTCTTGTTGACTGTCTATGTTTAGCCAATACCGTCTGA